One genomic segment of Flavobacteriales bacterium includes these proteins:
- a CDS encoding DNA gyrase/topoisomerase IV subunit A yields MITNEEMDESGLFNNGEGDHSDPNKTTILGGMYQDWFLDYASYVILERAVPAVLDGLKPVQRRILHSMRELEDGRYNKVANLIGHTMKYHPHGDASIGDALVQIGQRDLLIDTQGNWGNILTGDSAAAPRYIEARLSKFALDVVFNPKTTQWQASYDGRNKEPIHLPVKFPLLLAQGAEGIAVGMACKILPHNFNELIDAAIDILKGKKVEIFPDFPTGGMADFTNYNDGLRGGRVRCRAKIRQASGKQLIVDELPFGTTTSSLIDSVIKANEKGKIKIKKIEDNTADKVEIVIHLHPEASPDKTIDALYAFTDCEVSLAPNAAVIENDKPRFLGVSEILKISVLNTVELHKLELQIRLNELESMWHFASLEKIFIENRIYRKIENEETWEGVLKAIDKGLKPHTTHLKRPVVHDDLVKLTEIKIKRISKFDSDKADHYIESLEEEIQIVRHNFKHVVNYTIDYFKNLKKKYGAGKERKTEARIFDTIEAVKVVATNTKLYANRTEGFIGTSLKKDEFICDCSDIDDIIVFREDGRMVISKITDKKFVGKGIIHIAVWKKGDKNRIYHMIYRDGKAGAVFAKRFAVTAITRDKEYILTRGNPESKVLYFTEHPNGEAEIITVHLRARPNLKRLHFDYEMAGLAVKNMQSQGNLITKYTVNKIVQKEIGGSTLQAQQIWFDDITMRLNISGRGELLGRFKNDDKIFSVTQSGYYRISGHSLDLHFDDDMIMIEKLNMKRPVTIIYYDGEKDAYFVKRFMLEDGDRKNHVISISDGSRIEMVSTQWVPRIKVEYDGRSTSKKPEVIDLAKFVEIRNEKAVGNKLTEYKIKQVTILEPKPDDIPKEERENEARLLEERTDTLEFDSKGGTNGEQMGLF; encoded by the coding sequence ATGATCACGAACGAAGAAATGGACGAAAGCGGATTATTTAATAATGGCGAAGGCGATCATTCCGATCCGAACAAAACCACCATTCTGGGTGGCATGTATCAGGATTGGTTTTTGGATTACGCTTCTTATGTAATTCTTGAACGCGCGGTTCCGGCTGTATTGGACGGATTAAAACCGGTTCAGCGACGGATTTTACATTCCATGCGCGAGCTGGAAGATGGTCGCTATAACAAAGTGGCGAATCTGATTGGTCACACCATGAAATATCACCCGCATGGTGATGCTTCCATTGGTGATGCACTGGTTCAGATTGGTCAGCGTGATTTACTTATCGATACACAAGGAAACTGGGGTAATATTTTAACCGGCGACAGCGCAGCGGCACCACGTTACATTGAAGCGCGTTTATCGAAATTTGCCCTTGACGTTGTCTTTAACCCCAAAACCACCCAATGGCAGGCTTCTTATGATGGAAGAAATAAGGAACCTATTCATTTACCGGTTAAGTTCCCATTGCTGTTGGCACAAGGAGCGGAAGGTATTGCTGTGGGGATGGCCTGCAAAATTTTACCGCATAATTTCAATGAACTGATTGATGCAGCCATTGATATTCTGAAAGGAAAAAAAGTGGAGATTTTCCCTGATTTCCCAACGGGAGGAATGGCAGATTTTACGAATTATAACGATGGATTAAGAGGAGGTCGTGTACGTTGCCGTGCAAAAATCCGTCAGGCATCCGGAAAACAACTGATCGTAGATGAACTTCCATTTGGAACAACTACTTCATCACTGATTGATTCGGTGATTAAAGCCAATGAAAAGGGAAAAATTAAGATTAAGAAGATTGAAGATAATACGGCCGACAAAGTAGAGATCGTTATCCATCTTCATCCCGAAGCATCGCCCGACAAAACGATTGATGCCTTGTATGCATTTACCGATTGTGAAGTTTCTCTTGCTCCGAATGCTGCGGTTATTGAAAATGACAAACCACGCTTTTTAGGTGTATCTGAAATTTTAAAAATTTCGGTGCTGAATACGGTTGAGCTGCATAAGCTTGAATTGCAGATTCGACTCAATGAATTAGAAAGCATGTGGCATTTTGCTTCGCTGGAAAAAATCTTCATTGAAAACCGTATTTACCGCAAAATTGAAAACGAAGAAACCTGGGAAGGCGTTTTAAAAGCGATTGATAAAGGATTAAAACCGCATACCACGCATTTAAAACGTCCCGTGGTACATGATGATCTGGTTAAACTGACAGAAATAAAAATCAAACGGATTTCTAAGTTCGACAGCGATAAAGCGGATCATTACATCGAATCGCTCGAAGAAGAAATTCAGATTGTTCGCCACAACTTTAAACATGTGGTGAATTATACCATTGATTATTTCAAAAACCTGAAGAAAAAATACGGCGCCGGTAAAGAACGTAAAACCGAAGCAAGAATATTCGATACCATTGAAGCCGTTAAAGTCGTTGCAACCAATACCAAGTTATACGCCAACCGCACGGAAGGATTTATTGGTACTTCGTTGAAGAAAGATGAATTTATTTGCGATTGTTCCGATATCGATGATATTATCGTTTTCAGGGAAGACGGACGCATGGTTATTTCAAAAATCACGGATAAGAAATTTGTAGGTAAGGGAATCATTCATATTGCCGTTTGGAAAAAGGGCGACAAGAACCGTATTTACCACATGATCTATCGCGATGGTAAAGCAGGAGCTGTATTTGCCAAACGATTTGCAGTTACTGCCATCACCCGTGATAAAGAATATATTTTAACCCGTGGTAATCCGGAATCGAAAGTTTTGTATTTCACCGAACATCCGAATGGTGAAGCAGAAATTATTACCGTGCATTTGCGTGCTCGTCCGAATTTAAAACGATTGCATTTCGATTATGAAATGGCTGGGCTTGCAGTGAAAAACATGCAGAGTCAGGGTAATCTCATTACGAAATACACCGTAAATAAAATCGTGCAAAAAGAAATCGGAGGATCAACCTTGCAGGCACAGCAGATTTGGTTCGACGATATCACTATGCGTTTGAATATTTCAGGCAGAGGAGAGTTATTGGGTAGATTTAAAAACGATGATAAAATCTTTTCGGTGACACAATCCGGTTATTATCGCATTAGCGGACATTCACTCGATCTGCATTTCGATGATGACATGATCATGATTGAAAAGCTGAATATGAAGCGTCCGGTCACCATTATTTATTATGATGGAGAAAAAGATGCCTATTTCGTGAAACGCTTTATGCTGGAGGATGGTGATCGTAAAAACCATGTCATTTCCATTAGCGACGGATCACGCATTGAAATGGTTTCTACGCAATGGGTTCCGCGGATTAAAGTGGAATACGACGGAAGAAGTACAAGTAAGAAACCGGAAGTCATTGACCTCGCAAAATTTGTTGAAATCCGTAATGAAAAAGCGGTGGGTAACAAATTGACGGAATATAAAATTAAACAGGTCACCATTCTTGAACCTAAACCAGACGATATTCCAAAAGAAGAACGTGAAAATGAAGCACGCTTATTAGAGGAACGCACCGATACTTTGGAATTTGATTCTAAAGGCGGGACCAATGGTGAACAAATGGGATTATTCTAA
- the blaOXA gene encoding class D beta-lactamase gives MIKKIIVLLFVVASGILHAQDTLRSGNYSLVWDTLRMKERPDWSEHFKSQNVNVGTLVIYDQQKGKYQVFNRQRMIERFLPASTFKIMNSLIALETGVVKNEKVTFKWDGFDRGVASWNQDQNMEEAFKNSTVWYYQQLARKIGFKKMDEYVKQAGYGNKNIDGGLDDFWLKGKLRINAKEQVDLLKKLQADLLPFKKENQAIVRKIMIEEKSDTYILRSKTGWAEQDGKNIGWYVGYVERPKLKSKDEKSDYYYFALNIELDPSKPEVRKTIVRRVLSELKILN, from the coding sequence ATGATAAAAAAGATTATCGTGTTATTGTTTGTAGTGGCATCCGGAATTCTGCATGCACAAGATACCTTACGTTCGGGTAATTATTCTCTGGTGTGGGACACTCTTCGAATGAAGGAACGTCCGGATTGGTCGGAACATTTCAAATCGCAGAATGTGAACGTGGGTACCCTGGTGATTTACGATCAGCAAAAAGGGAAATACCAGGTGTTTAATCGTCAGCGTATGATTGAACGTTTTTTACCAGCCTCAACATTTAAAATTATGAACTCACTCATCGCCCTTGAAACAGGAGTGGTAAAAAATGAGAAGGTGACGTTTAAATGGGATGGTTTCGATCGTGGAGTTGCTTCCTGGAATCAGGATCAGAATATGGAAGAGGCCTTTAAAAATTCCACTGTTTGGTATTATCAGCAATTAGCTCGTAAAATCGGTTTTAAAAAAATGGATGAATACGTGAAGCAAGCCGGATATGGGAATAAAAACATTGATGGAGGTCTGGATGATTTCTGGTTAAAAGGAAAGCTTCGTATTAACGCAAAAGAACAGGTTGATTTATTGAAAAAGTTGCAAGCAGATCTATTACCTTTTAAAAAAGAGAATCAAGCCATCGTGCGCAAAATCATGATCGAGGAGAAATCTGATACCTACATTTTAAGATCAAAAACAGGTTGGGCCGAACAAGATGGAAAAAATATCGGATGGTATGTGGGCTATGTTGAACGTCCAAAATTGAAATCGAAAGATGAAAAGTCGGATTACTACTATTTCGCTTTAAACATTGAATTGGATCCGAGTAAACCGGAGGTACGG